A single window of Archangium gephyra DNA harbors:
- a CDS encoding 1,9-bis(guanidino)-5-aza-nonane synthase, which translates to MTPTKTELLRDTIEHLDIKAHDVRPLVRAMGHMAFQARNLHRAATLYDAMLEDTECGVILCLAGSLFSAGLKQVVVDLVRHRMVDAIVSTGALIVDQDFFEALGFRHYRGSPHADDNTLRELHIDRIYDTFIDEDELRECDATIARLASELETRPYSSREFIGEMGAWLARHGKTRDSVVLAAHEAGVPIFCPAFSDCSAGFGLVHHQWTRAGRPQLSIDSARDFLELTRCRLALRDSGLFMVGGGVPKNFAQDVVVAADFVGQPVAMHKYAVQLTVADERDGALSGSTLREASSWGKVATTAEQMVYGEATLTLPLVAGYAFHQRHWEARPERRLVAACQ; encoded by the coding sequence ATGACTCCCACCAAGACAGAGCTGCTCCGGGACACCATCGAGCACCTCGACATCAAGGCCCATGACGTGCGTCCACTCGTCCGGGCCATGGGCCACATGGCCTTCCAGGCTCGCAACCTCCACCGCGCGGCCACGCTCTACGACGCCATGCTGGAGGACACGGAGTGCGGCGTCATCCTGTGCCTGGCGGGCTCGCTCTTCTCCGCGGGCCTCAAGCAGGTGGTGGTGGACCTCGTGCGCCACCGGATGGTGGACGCCATCGTGTCCACCGGAGCGCTCATCGTGGACCAGGACTTCTTCGAGGCCCTGGGCTTCCGCCACTACCGGGGCAGCCCCCACGCGGATGACAACACCCTGCGCGAGCTGCACATCGACCGCATCTACGACACCTTCATCGACGAGGACGAGCTGCGCGAGTGCGATGCCACCATCGCCCGGCTCGCCAGCGAGCTGGAGACCCGTCCCTACTCGTCCCGGGAGTTCATCGGCGAGATGGGCGCCTGGCTCGCCCGCCACGGCAAGACGCGCGACAGCGTGGTGCTCGCCGCGCACGAGGCGGGAGTCCCCATCTTCTGCCCGGCCTTCAGCGACTGCTCGGCGGGCTTCGGGCTCGTGCACCACCAGTGGACCCGGGCGGGCAGGCCCCAGCTCTCCATCGACAGCGCGAGGGACTTCCTGGAGCTGACGCGCTGCCGGCTCGCGCTCCGGGACTCGGGCCTCTTCATGGTGGGGGGCGGGGTGCCGAAGAACTTCGCCCAGGACGTGGTGGTGGCGGCGGATTTCGTCGGCCAGCCGGTGGCCATGCACAAGTACGCCGTGCAGCTCACCGTGGCGGACGAGCGGGATGGGGCCCTCTCCGGCTCCACGCTGCGCGAGGCGAGCAGCTGGGGCAAGGTGGCCACCACCGCCGAGCAGATGGTGTACGGCGAGGCCACGCTGACCCTGCCGCTGGTGGCCGGCTACGCCTTCCATCAGCGCCACTGGGAAGCGCGGCCCGAGCGCCGGCTGGTGGCCGCCTGCCAGTGA
- a CDS encoding toll/interleukin-1 receptor domain-containing protein: MPYLHVVIELKSEPKHPEVKVDLTQDGLLEQFIAPYENGHPIVVNGRAIPLDDIKRLSVYETQEASAVLKQQVDARFDEAASEGIFISRRATDLDAARQGTVVSDRFIKGPPGVRRSLAARPPAPVPSGRTPLTPAPHGRDQVFISYSRKDKRWLDTLETYLKPHFRSQDMYIWNDTKIQPGARWQDEIKEALARAKVAVLLVTPEFLASDFIAQHELPQLLDAARNEGTTILWLPIKASGYQSTEIAQYQALLDPAKPLNMRHSAHRGKDMVAVAETIKKAFQS, from the coding sequence ATGCCATATCTGCACGTCGTCATTGAGCTCAAATCCGAGCCGAAGCATCCTGAAGTCAAGGTGGACCTGACCCAGGACGGGCTCCTGGAGCAGTTCATCGCTCCTTATGAAAATGGCCACCCGATCGTGGTCAATGGCCGTGCCATCCCCCTTGACGACATCAAGCGCCTGTCCGTCTATGAGACCCAGGAAGCTTCAGCTGTCTTGAAGCAACAAGTGGATGCGCGGTTCGATGAGGCCGCGAGCGAGGGCATCTTCATCTCGCGCAGGGCCACGGATCTGGATGCGGCCAGGCAAGGAACGGTCGTGTCGGATCGGTTCATCAAGGGGCCACCTGGCGTCAGGCGTTCCCTCGCGGCCCGTCCACCTGCTCCAGTCCCTTCTGGCAGGACCCCCCTCACGCCTGCCCCGCACGGCCGCGATCAGGTCTTCATCAGCTACAGCCGGAAAGACAAGCGCTGGCTGGATACGCTCGAGACCTATCTCAAGCCACACTTTCGCAGTCAGGATATGTACATCTGGAACGACACGAAGATACAGCCAGGTGCCAGATGGCAGGATGAAATCAAAGAGGCCCTGGCCCGGGCAAAAGTCGCGGTCCTTTTGGTCACTCCAGAATTCCTGGCCTCGGACTTCATTGCCCAGCACGAGCTTCCTCAGCTGCTGGACGCGGCGCGAAACGAAGGAACCACCATCCTGTGGCTTCCCATCAAGGCCAGTGGCTATCAGAGCACGGAAATCGCCCAGTATCAGGCGCTGTTGGACCCAGCGAAGCCACTCAACATGCGCCATTCGGCACATAGAGGAAAAGACATGGTGGCTGTCGCGGAGACCATCAAAAAAGCATTCCAGTCCTAA
- a CDS encoding protein kinase domain-containing protein: protein MTEALHPDHLQPGHTVGPWLIVQVLGRGGSSRVFKVERDGRPYSLKMALRPLTDAQEALPEEEDVEQKSAYRRLAREAAALFIYSSHPNLLRVYAVDFWPNPSTGYAFIVTDFVDGDDWHQWRWRAPLHATGLVDAFSDVVRTVGVLHSRGVYHRDLKAENILIRREDGRPFLIDFGTVRLPGALTQTLGIPEGVLHLLPPELLAYTRSEAWKRGEPFQGGVAADLYALGGCSTRASRICTPSTPSCRTRSCWPPSPPCPPPRPTSSIPERPAR, encoded by the coding sequence ATGACAGAAGCCCTGCACCCGGACCACCTCCAACCTGGCCATACGGTAGGACCCTGGCTCATCGTCCAGGTGCTGGGCCGTGGGGGCTCCTCTCGTGTCTTCAAGGTGGAGCGTGACGGCCGCCCCTACTCCCTGAAGATGGCGCTGCGCCCCCTCACTGACGCCCAGGAAGCGCTTCCGGAGGAAGAAGACGTGGAGCAGAAGAGCGCCTACCGGCGGTTGGCGCGCGAGGCCGCGGCCCTCTTCATCTACTCCTCCCATCCCAACCTGCTGCGCGTGTACGCGGTGGACTTCTGGCCCAACCCCAGCACGGGCTACGCCTTCATCGTCACCGACTTCGTGGACGGGGATGACTGGCACCAGTGGCGCTGGCGCGCGCCCCTTCATGCCACCGGCCTGGTGGACGCCTTCAGCGACGTGGTGCGCACCGTGGGCGTGTTGCACTCGCGCGGCGTGTACCACCGCGACTTGAAGGCGGAGAACATCCTCATCCGCCGGGAGGACGGCAGGCCCTTCCTCATCGACTTCGGCACCGTGCGCCTGCCGGGAGCCCTCACCCAGACGCTGGGCATCCCCGAGGGTGTCCTGCACCTGTTGCCGCCCGAGCTCCTGGCCTATACGCGCAGCGAGGCGTGGAAGCGGGGCGAGCCCTTCCAGGGCGGAGTGGCCGCGGACCTGTACGCCCTGGGGGGCTGCTCTACCAGGGCCTCACGGATCTGCACCCCTTCAACCCCGAGCTGCCGGACAAGGAGTTGCTGGCCGCCATCGCCACCGTGCCCCCCACCGCGCCCCACCTCCTCAATCCCAGAGCGCCCCGCTCGTTGA
- a CDS encoding DUF2381 family protein: protein MTLPSHLLLALLTLSLGAPSAAQTQPPTREPQQRQVIAPNGPDEPVPEVRVMANALTLIRFDASIDRASMELEGRTTRFRLVDVGDHTLVLEMAVEPGDGEKLGVRVRYKDGGSPAYAAFALVSHPRLVDREVEVVRRPRSLEALEAALAEKEAQLVALRTALKPAGLVFSGRLGLEGVQARPIGAVPANAQNEVGVLNGAAYRASTWALAVIRVRNLPGQPAWMPGRARLTRADGTSVKVLSVDMNKAQLAPGEEGLVAVESEAPFWKKGEVFLLELLDRSGAQRLSIPDVKL, encoded by the coding sequence CTGACACTACCATCCCACCTTCTTCTGGCGCTCCTCACCCTGTCTCTCGGGGCTCCCTCGGCGGCGCAGACGCAGCCGCCCACCCGTGAGCCGCAGCAGCGGCAGGTCATTGCCCCCAACGGCCCGGACGAGCCGGTGCCGGAAGTGCGGGTGATGGCCAACGCACTCACCCTCATCCGCTTCGATGCCTCCATCGACCGGGCTTCGATGGAGTTGGAGGGGCGGACGACGCGCTTCCGGCTGGTGGATGTGGGCGACCATACCCTCGTCCTCGAGATGGCCGTGGAACCGGGCGACGGGGAGAAGCTGGGCGTGCGCGTGCGCTACAAGGACGGCGGCTCGCCCGCGTATGCCGCCTTCGCGCTCGTCTCCCACCCGAGGCTGGTGGACAGGGAGGTGGAGGTGGTGCGCCGCCCGCGGTCCCTGGAGGCGTTGGAGGCGGCGCTGGCCGAGAAGGAAGCGCAGCTCGTGGCGCTCCGGACCGCGCTCAAGCCCGCCGGGCTCGTGTTTTCGGGGCGGCTTGGTCTGGAGGGGGTGCAGGCCCGGCCCATCGGGGCGGTCCCCGCGAACGCACAGAATGAAGTGGGGGTGTTGAACGGAGCCGCGTATCGCGCCAGCACCTGGGCGCTCGCCGTCATCCGTGTGCGCAACCTTCCGGGGCAACCTGCCTGGATGCCGGGCAGGGCGCGGCTCACCCGCGCGGACGGCACCTCCGTGAAGGTGCTCTCCGTGGACATGAACAAGGCGCAGCTCGCGCCCGGTGAAGAGGGCCTCGTCGCGGTGGAGTCAGAGGCCCCCTTCTGGAAGAAGGGCGAGGTCTTCCTCCTGGAGCTGTTGGACAGGAGCGGCGCCCAGCGCCTCTCCATCCCCGATGTGAAGCTGTAG
- a CDS encoding GIY-YIG nuclease family protein, with amino-acid sequence MSSRRAELKQSYKENPPPMGVFAVRNRANGKVLVGMSLNLHGMLNRTRFELAQGIHRTYPALQDDWNRHGADSFSFEVLDVLPPPKEPGTDPKEELQVLLSLWLDRLRPYGEAGYNAEPS; translated from the coding sequence ATGTCCTCGCGCCGCGCGGAATTGAAGCAGTCCTACAAGGAGAATCCTCCCCCGATGGGCGTGTTCGCCGTCCGCAACCGGGCCAATGGCAAGGTGCTGGTGGGGATGAGTCTCAACCTCCATGGCATGCTCAATCGCACCCGTTTCGAGCTGGCCCAGGGCATCCATCGCACCTACCCCGCGCTGCAGGATGACTGGAACCGCCACGGCGCCGACAGCTTCTCCTTCGAGGTGCTCGACGTCCTGCCTCCCCCGAAGGAGCCGGGCACGGATCCCAAGGAGGAGCTGCAGGTGTTGCTCTCGCTCTGGCTCGATCGGCTCCGTCCCTATGGGGAGGCGGGCTACAACGCCGAGCCGTCGTGA
- a CDS encoding serine hydrolase domain-containing protein, with protein MRSSSRALLLLPALVLCAGCATSHASRSTDAYVQAVQERNHVPGAAVAVVRDGHLEKLSAYGLADLEDEAKSGPDTAFQIASATKIFTGTLVMLLVQEGKLGLDEPLSKYLPDVPETWKGLTVRHLAAHTSGLTSGLKEGSEEQTRTNASVAERYESARNAPLAYTPGERSEYGLTDFVVLTHVLEKVTGQDFEELLRTRLFEPLGFTCTRFEHAKQQGPVRIADVIPRRATTYRYVDGAQQRAWFLYPIHTYSAGGAFSCAKDLVRWAVAMDQGTLLSPESQQAAATPFKLNDGREGGFGVAFTHGKLRGLKTFGHSGGGALGDVLRVPEKKLTVIVLTNEQALLPMLAPNIASLYLPPLPELNAPGLPDAEPALTQVLRGAVEGLLNGTLDAAAFAPSAQQELLPMLQGFGTPGSALMPPLSRLTLLEDQKDGDKRKRVYRAVYGEDVTLKWTFRLDAEGKLLDLEYDWE; from the coding sequence ATGCGTTCGAGCTCCCGTGCCCTCCTCCTCCTGCCTGCCCTCGTGCTCTGCGCGGGCTGTGCGACCTCCCACGCCTCGCGCTCCACCGACGCCTACGTCCAGGCCGTCCAGGAGAGGAACCATGTCCCCGGCGCGGCCGTGGCCGTGGTCCGCGACGGTCACCTCGAGAAGCTCTCCGCGTACGGCCTCGCGGACCTGGAAGACGAGGCGAAGAGCGGCCCGGACACCGCCTTCCAGATCGCCTCGGCCACGAAGATCTTCACCGGCACGCTGGTGATGCTGCTGGTGCAGGAGGGGAAGCTCGGCCTGGACGAGCCGCTCTCGAAGTACCTGCCCGACGTGCCCGAGACGTGGAAGGGGCTCACCGTGCGGCACCTCGCCGCCCACACGTCGGGCCTGACGTCGGGCTTGAAGGAGGGTTCCGAGGAGCAGACCCGCACCAACGCCTCGGTCGCCGAGCGGTATGAGTCCGCCCGGAATGCACCGCTGGCCTACACGCCTGGCGAGCGCAGCGAGTACGGCCTCACGGACTTCGTCGTGCTCACCCATGTCCTGGAGAAGGTGACGGGCCAGGACTTCGAGGAGCTGCTGCGCACCCGCCTCTTCGAGCCGCTCGGCTTCACGTGCACGCGCTTCGAGCACGCGAAGCAGCAGGGACCGGTGCGCATCGCCGACGTCATTCCCCGCCGCGCCACCACCTACCGCTACGTGGACGGGGCCCAGCAGCGCGCCTGGTTCCTCTATCCGATCCACACCTATTCCGCGGGCGGAGCGTTCTCCTGCGCGAAGGATCTCGTCCGCTGGGCGGTGGCCATGGACCAGGGCACGCTGCTGAGCCCCGAGTCGCAGCAGGCGGCCGCCACGCCCTTCAAGCTGAACGACGGCCGCGAGGGCGGATTCGGCGTGGCCTTCACCCACGGCAAGCTGCGGGGATTGAAGACCTTCGGGCACTCCGGGGGCGGCGCGCTGGGGGACGTGCTGCGTGTCCCGGAGAAGAAGCTGACGGTCATCGTCCTGACCAACGAGCAGGCGCTGTTGCCGATGCTGGCCCCCAACATCGCGAGCCTCTACCTGCCGCCGCTGCCGGAGCTGAACGCACCGGGCCTCCCGGACGCGGAGCCGGCGCTGACGCAGGTGCTGCGCGGAGCGGTGGAGGGCCTGCTCAACGGCACGCTCGATGCCGCCGCCTTCGCGCCGAGCGCCCAGCAGGAGTTGTTGCCCATGCTCCAGGGCTTCGGAACCCCGGGCAGCGCCCTCATGCCGCCCCTGAGCCGGTTGACGCTGCTGGAGGACCAGAAGGACGGAGACAAGCGCAAGCGCGTCTATCGCGCGGTGTACGGCGAGGATGTCACGCTCAAGTGGACCTTCCGCCTGGACGCCGAGGGGAAGCTCCTCGATCTGGAGTACGACTGGGAATGA
- a CDS encoding NADPH-dependent FMN reductase, which produces MFKVAIIVGSTRPGRKAEAVARWVLELAKKRTDAGFELVDIQDFNLPLLDEPVPPSMGQYMKPHTKAWAAKIDSFDAYVFVTPEYNHGTSGALKNAIDYLYREWNNKAAGFVSYGSAGGTRAVEQLRLVMGELQVADVRAQVMLSLRTDFENYTTFTPAPHHEKSLQSMLDQVIAWGGALKPLRQK; this is translated from the coding sequence ATGTTCAAGGTGGCCATCATCGTCGGAAGCACGCGGCCGGGCCGTAAGGCCGAGGCCGTGGCCCGCTGGGTGCTCGAGCTCGCGAAGAAGCGGACCGACGCCGGGTTCGAGCTCGTGGACATCCAGGACTTCAACCTGCCGCTGCTCGACGAGCCGGTGCCGCCGTCCATGGGGCAGTACATGAAGCCGCACACCAAGGCCTGGGCCGCGAAGATCGACTCCTTCGACGCCTACGTCTTCGTCACCCCCGAGTACAACCACGGCACGTCCGGCGCGCTCAAGAACGCCATCGACTACCTGTACCGCGAGTGGAACAACAAGGCGGCCGGCTTCGTCAGCTACGGTAGCGCCGGGGGAACGCGCGCCGTGGAGCAGCTGCGCCTCGTCATGGGCGAGCTGCAGGTCGCCGACGTGCGCGCCCAGGTCATGCTCTCGCTTCGCACCGACTTCGAGAACTACACCACCTTCACCCCGGCGCCCCACCACGAGAAGTCGCTCCAGAGCATGCTCGACCAGGTCATCGCCTGGGGTGGGGCGTTGAAGCCGCTGCGCCAGAAGTGA
- a CDS encoding DUF6310 domain-containing protein, giving the protein MRLRACITLLLHVSACATSAPSPSEPAAWAPRLANLQRAATLPWTDGGQCAVREAFEPWPVLVERCFHAFFAKVKLPEIQREKRLAETCGYNFAVGVRSAAHKAALLELDPELTIAVMDWC; this is encoded by the coding sequence ATGCGTCTCCGAGCGTGCATCACACTTCTGCTCCATGTCTCAGCCTGCGCTACGTCAGCGCCGAGCCCAAGCGAGCCAGCGGCCTGGGCCCCGAGGCTCGCCAATCTCCAGCGAGCGGCGACGCTGCCCTGGACGGACGGGGGACAGTGCGCCGTCCGCGAAGCTTTCGAGCCCTGGCCTGTGCTGGTGGAGCGGTGCTTTCATGCATTCTTTGCCAAAGTGAAGCTGCCGGAAATACAGCGCGAGAAAAGACTCGCAGAAACCTGTGGGTACAATTTTGCCGTTGGCGTGCGAAGCGCCGCACACAAAGCTGCGCTGCTCGAACTAGACCCTGAACTCACAATCGCCGTCATGGATTGGTGCTGA